Proteins encoded by one window of Sphaerodactylus townsendi isolate TG3544 linkage group LG02, MPM_Stown_v2.3, whole genome shotgun sequence:
- the DRD4 gene encoding D(4) dopamine receptor: MGANDTAGTSNDTSEIQEGEPDYNFTALILGIFLILFIIGGNLLVCLSVYTEKALKTTTNYFIVSLAVADLLLAILVLPLYVYSEFQGGVWSMSTVLCDALMTMDVMLCTASIFNLCAISVDRFIAVSIPLNYNRRQIDLRQLILISTTWIFAFAVASPVIFGLNNVPDRNPTLCQLEDDNYVVYSSICSFFIPCPVMLVLYCAMFQGLRRWEEARKAKLKSSIYLGNRKLYYPPPVIERNQTEVKLEEHNLCAHSECAFRRDYVNSSIKTVSYPHLRFPPPVGLKRKRAKINGRERKAMKVLPVVVGVFLFCWTPFFVVHITRALCRTCLIPGEVTSVVTWLGYVNSALNPIIYTVFNTEFRNFFRKILHIFC, translated from the exons ATGGGGGCCAACGACACTGCAGGCACATCCAACGACACCTCGGAAATTCAGGAAGGGGAGCCGGACTACAATTTCACCGCGCTGATCTTGGGGATCTTCCTGATCCTCTTCATCATCGGTGGGAACTTGCTGGTGTGCCTCAGCGTCTACACGGAGAAAGCCCTGAAGACCACCACCAACTACTTCATAGTCAGCTTAGCTGTGGCAGACCTGCTCTTGGCCATCCTGGTGTTACCTCTCTATGTCTATTCAGAG TTCCAGGGAGGTGTGTGGTCAATGAGCACAGTCCTGTGTGATGCCTTGATGACAATGGATGTGATGCTGTGCACAGCCTCCATTTTCAATCTCTGTGCAATCAGCGTAGATCG GTTCATTGCTGTCTCCATTCCATTGAACTACAACCGGCGGCAAATTGACCTGAGGCAACTGATCCTGATCTCCACCACCTGGATCTTTGCCTTTGCTGTGGCTTCTCCAGTCATTTTTGGTCTCAACAATGTTCCTGATCGGAACCCAACTTTGTGTCAGTTGGAAGATGACAACTATGTTGTGTATTCCTCCATTTGTTCCTTCTTCATTCCTTGCCCTGTCATGCTGGTTCTCTACTGTGCCATGTTCCAGGGACTCCGGCGCTGGGAAGAGGCCCGAAAGGCCAAGCTAAAGAGCAGCATTTACTTGGGCAACAGGAAGCTGTATTATCCACCTCCTGTCATTGAGAGGAACCAGACTGAGGTCAAGTTGGAGGAACATAACCTGTGTGCTCACTCCGAGTGTGCTTTTCGCAGGGATTATGTGAACAGTAGCATTAAGACTGTGTCCTACCCACACCTCAGATTTCCACCACCTGTAGGACTCAAAAGGAAACGAGCCAAAATCAAtggcagggaaaggaaagctATGAAAGTGCTGCCAGTTGTGGTTG gtgtttttcttttctgctggACTCCTTTCTTTGTGGTTCACATTACCAGAGCTCTTTGTCGGACTTGCCTCATCCCTGGCGAAGTCACCAGTGTTGTCACGTGGCTGGGCTATGTCAACAGCGCTCTCAACCCTATCATCTACACTGTCTTCAACACTGAGTTTAGGAACTTCTTCCGCAAAATTTTGCACATCTTTTGCTAA